The genome window TTAACCATTTTGGTTGATACAAAGCTGTTGTCCATTATTGTCCATGCCACCTACATGCTTTTGACACTGTATTTCCACATTCAAATTTACAGAATAAAATCTCTAGAAAAAAGTATTTGTTATCTGTTGCTGAATATCATTAGAAACCAGTTCCTTTCATCTCAACCTCTTTCTCTCCCATTTTCCTCTTATTCCGCCGTTCTCTGCAGGACATGAGCAGCCATGTGATTCCCCAGCCGATCAGTAAGCCAGTGACGCCCAGTAACACGGGCACCCACACAGGTATGGAGGAGTCACACCGGGGCAcagggctgggggtggt of Salvelinus namaycush isolate Seneca chromosome 29, SaNama_1.0, whole genome shotgun sequence contains these proteins:
- the LOC120023906 gene encoding phospholipase B1, membrane-associated-like; this translates as MKQVYNNFTYDRTKINCPSEDQPFIFTKVNSLPSPPVTTTTTPVPVTNTTTPSPVPRCDSSIPVWVPVLLGVTGLLIGWGITWLLMSCRERRNKRKMGEKEVEMKGTGF